DNA from Treponema primitia ZAS-1:
CGGGTAAGGCCCGCCGAGGTTTCGATGATGAAGGGGATGTACCGCTCATTACCGTTTTCCTGATCGATGTACTGCAGGTCCTTGCCGGAAAATTCCGTGTGCCGGGTTAGGTCGTAGTTGGACCGGTTGTGGACACCCTCCAGTTCCTTCCAGCCCATGGGGAAGAGGTACTCGATATCGTAGGCGTCCTTGGCGTAGTGGGCCAGCTCATCCGGCCCGTGTTGGTGCCAGCGGAGATGGTCCATCTTAACTCCCAGCTTTTCGTAGTAGGCCCAGCGCTGTTTTTTCCATTCGTTGAAGGTCTCCACATCCGTGCCGGGTTTTACGAAGTACTGCATCTCCATCTGTTCGAATTCGCAGGTGCGGAAAATGAAGTTTTTGGTAACAATCTCGTTTCGGAAGGCCTTGCCAATCTGAGCAATCCCAAAGGGTATCTTCATCCGGTTGGACTGGATGATATTTTTGTAGTTAACGTAAATCCCCTGGGCGGTTTCGGGCCGCAGGTAGATAAGGTTGTTGTCCACCTCCCCGACCGCCGATTCCACCGGGCCGATGTGGGTCTTGAACATGAGGTTGAACTTCCGGGTGTCGGTCAGCTCCCCGCCGCAGTCGGGACACTTCTTTTCCGCCAGATTTTTCGGATCAATCTGGTCTGCCCGGAATCGGGTCTTACACTTTTTGCAGTCCACCAGGGGGTCGGTAAAGTTTTCCACATGCCCCGAAGCTTCCCAGGTCCGGGGATGCATCAGAATAGCCGCATCCAGGCCTACGATATTGTCGTGCAGCTGGGTCATTTCCTTCCACCAGTTCCGGGAAATACGGTTTTTCAGCTCTATCCCCAGGGGCCCGTAATCCCAGGCGCCGCTCTGGCCCCCGTAAATCTCCGATGACTGAAACACAAACCCCCGTCTCTTGGCTAAAGACGTGATTTTTTCCATAGTGGCGGGACCCTTATACTCGATTTCCTCTGACATGGATGGCTCCAAAAAATTTGATGGTCCGGCGGCTGGCGTCAATGGTTAGGGGCTGCCCCGGACATGAGGTCATTATATAGAAGGGAAGGCGGATCGGTCAATTCATTACATATCCTCCAGCGTCAAGTATCGCCCTTCAACTTTGAGGAAAATAAAGATATTTTGGTGTTTTTTGAAAAGTGGAACCGCCGCAAAACCCTTAGGCCCCGCGGCGGCAGATTGTCCTACCAGCGATTGCTTTCCCGGCGGGGTTTGTCCATTGCTTCGTTTACTTTGATAGCCCGGCCATCAAGGTCCGTGCTGTTGGTTCCACTGATGGCTGCCTGAGCTTCCGCGTCGGTGCTCATTTCCACAAAGCCAAAGCCCTTGGAATTGCCCGTATCCCGATCGGTGATGATTTTAACCGATTCCACTGTACCGAAGGCGGAGAAGAGGCTCCTGAGATTATCTTCGTGGGTATTGTAGGAAAGATTGCCTACATATAATTTTTTAGCCATTTGGCTTCCTTTGCCCGGCCCTTGCCGGGTCTTTTGTAGTCCGCTCATCCAGGATAAGCGTTAGCCTGTGCAAAACGGGTATCCGTAATGGACAGGATCAAGCTGGGAAGGGACATTCAGGATTTTCCTTTCATGATTGTTAAAGTAGATAATCCGGATATTTTATAATCGAACTGAAGACCAGTAACTAAAAATAGCAGACTTTCCAAAAGTACTTAGAAAAGATAATAGTAATGTCTGGGAGTTTCCAACTCTTAAGAAAAGTATATGACGGAAAAGAAAGAAATGTCAAGGGGTAAACGAAAGATAATCCATAATTTCCATAACTATCCCGGTTTTCCACATAAAAATCCTGCAATTTTGACAAAATGCCGCATTCTAGGGATATTTTGGGGAGTCTACATCCTTCCGTTCCGTGTTCTTGACATTAGTTCAAAATTCCGATATCTTTAGGGACTAATTCAGAGTGTTTTGGAGTCGGTCCGAGTGGTTGAAGCAAAGAAGGCTCCTTACGGAGCCATCTAAAGGGTCTTGAAAACCATTGTGCCGCAAGGTACGGGGGGTTCGAATCCCTTTGGGTGGTTGTAATGTAATTTGGAGCGATGTCCGAGTGGTTGAAGGAGGCGGTCTTGAAAACCGTTGTGCCGCAAGGTACCGGGGGTTCGAATCCCCCTTGCTCCGATAGGTTTTGTTTGAAAAAGGTGTTTTGGGGACTTGGTTCCCATACTATAGTGATTGGTTAACTTTGGGAGCGGTGGGTGAGTGGCCGAAACCAACGGTTTGCTAAACCGTCGTACCCTAACCGGGTACCGGGGGTTCGAATCCCCCCTGCTCCGTATCGATGAGGTTGTAGCTCAGCTGGATAGAGCTTCAGATTGCGGATCTGAAGGTCGGAGGTTCGAATCCTCTCAGCCTCAAATGTAAATCGTTACTAGACAAAGAATTAAGTCTGCCCGGTGTCGGGTTCGCTAATTGTTGCGCCGGATTTCATCAGGTTTCCCCCGCATCATACGCCTCTAGCGCGGGGGTAAGGCAAGACAACACACCAGACACACCGCATACGGTCAATGTCAGCAGAATTGTATTTTTGATTTCCTCCCTGGTAGCCCCGGCTTGCTTCGCCATCGGCACATGGGCGCAAACTGCCTGAACATTCTCCTGCGATGCCTTAATGCCGATGTAGATAAGCTGCATGGTTTTCTGGTCAAGACCATTCGGCAGAGCCAACGATTGAATTAAACTGTTAAATGCTGCAGCCGCTTCCGGCGCTTCTTCCATAAATGTCTGATAATTGTTCTTCTTTTCCATGTTGTTACCTCTCAATCACTCCGTAGTATTTACTTACTATAAAACTATCCATTTATTTCTTCTTCTTGAAATTTGATGGGGGAATATTCTTTTCCAATATATTTACAACCTTGCTAAAATATTCGCTGTCATCTGTATTTACAATATAATGCTCTTTTGCGCCGTCATACGGAAAACCCGTTTCCGCATCTTCCATTAAAGGTTTTATGCAATCAAGCATTTTTACAAATGCCGTATTATCACAAACCATTACAACAGGTTTATTGTTCAAGTATACTAAATATTCCCCAAACATTTTTTTATACATTATTGCTCCACTGGCTTTTATTTGGTCAATAACGTATTCAACATAACTTAAATCACTTGCCATGTTATGCCCCAAATGAACCGATTTCCAGCAAATTACCTTCTGGGTCAGCTACATAACAAGTCCGTTGTCCCCAGGGCATTGTGGTCGGCGGAAAAACATTTTCAACGCCTAAATTTATAAGGCGTTTATATTCCGTGTCTACTTCATCAAACGTTTTTAGGGTAAAGGCTATCTCCGCTGTGCCGTTTAATCCTTTGGGATAATTAAATTGTTTTGAAACCATATTTTCAAAATCATTTCTGCCGAACATTATTAAGCGGCATTTCCCCGCTTCAAAATCAGCATTTGGCTCGCCGTTCCAGTTCGTTTTCAATCCAATAACATCACGGTAAAATTCAACCATTGTTTCCATGTTATTCACAAAAAGTCCGATACAATCAATTTCCATCTTTGCCTCCATTTTACTTTATAGTATTCTATCATTCTTTGGCCATTTACACATACTTCCTGACACACTCACCCTTATACCAATTTTTATTTTAATTGTTATTTATTTTCTAATAATTTCTTCCCTAAATCTTTAAAATATTGTTCTTGTATTTTTTCAAAGGTCAAAAATATTTTTGCCACTATATTCATTATTCTATTTTTTATATATATCGTTTCGATAAATATACATTTTGTTTCATTATTATTTATTTCAAAGAATTTACCTACCCAATTTCCATAAAAATTTTTGTTTTCCATGTCAAATGAATACAAATTATATTCCTCCTTTTCTCTCAAAATAAATCTTGTAAAATATTTTCTATTCATATCATAATATTCTATCCAGTCTTTTCCATTTTCAAGTATTTTTATTTCCTTTATATCGGTCCGCCATTTGTAATCATTATTGTTTAAAACAATATTCCAAATAATTTTAACATTATATTTTAATATTATTTCCTTTTTCGCAACCAATGGTTTACCCATATTCTTCCCCCAAGAAATACTTTTACCACCTATATTTTATTTTGTCTACTAGCGCGAAGTTACTTGGCATAATTTTTCAGAAAATTTATGGTTCTTTAGTTGCATTTATTTCTCTTTCCCTGCAAAACTGTGATTGTATTTCTATTATTTTTGATGTAATAAAATAGTGTCTCTCCGTTGACTTCATGCAGACATTGTCCTATCAATTCCCCTTCTGGTTCATGCTCTTACGAAATGACTTTGCGCAATACTGTACCGACTGTTATGGTTGACAAAATTTTTAAAATTATTGTAATATACATAAAAGGAAATAAAATGCATGAGTAAATTTGATATTTTATGGGCATATGTTAAGAAAAATGACAATGCAACAATTAAGTTATCTTTTGCTGAAATAAAAGAAATCTTAGGTATAGAAATTGACCACTCTTTTTTAAAATACAAAAAGGAACTTATAGAATATGGATATGAAGTTGGAAAAATTTCTTTAAAGGATAAATCCGTAATTTTTAATAAATTGGCCAATAAATGAAATATATTTCAGAAAGCGGGACCAAAAAAAATAATATCAAATTGCTAATCATCAAATATTAGGTTTTGTGTTTAAATACAACAAGTAGAATGAAATGGATACAAAATTAATTTTAGCATTTTTGAACGAATTGAATAAAAATAATAGTTTTGAATGGATGAAAAATAATAAACAAAAATATGAACAGGCAAAACATATATAACTCTCACACCCTGCTTAGCGCAGGCAGGGCGTAATGCGAGCAGGCGCCGTGGGGGAGGGGGATTCACATCGCGGGATTTGGAATTCCCCATCTATGGAGACCCCGTAGGGGCTCCATAGATGGACTCTACAAGCATCCCGCGGTGGGGATTCCCCTCCCCCACCGGCGTTTTTTCGAACGACCCTGTATACCCTGCCCTGCTAATCCCCGACTCGTATAGTAAGCCAAGCATCATTATACAGCGTCAGATTCTCTCCCACATCATCCTTGAGCTCAACATTGGTAAGTTCCTCCGCCTGATAATAGGGGGTAACTTTTTTCAGCTGCCGCGCAGGAATGTTGACGGTGGCAGGGAAGCCGAAATAATCGGTAAACTCCGCATAGATTTCCGGCCGATGGATAAAGTCGATAAACTTATAGGCCAGGTCAACATTCTTGGCGCCCTTGAGGAGGCACATGCTATCGATATAAGCAGGCCCACCTTCCGGGGGTATGAAGAAGACGGTATTCTTTTTTTGCTCCTCACTAATTTCTTCGTATACCACTTCGGCGTAACCCTGGACTACCCAGAAGTCTTCATCGGCAAAGCCCTTGCCAAAGGCTTCGGCATCGAACTTAATCAGATTCGGCTTCCAGGAACTGTTAACCAGATCCCGCGCGGCGGCGATCTCCGCAGAGTTTGTGGTATTGACTGAATAGCCCAGGTGTACCAGGGCATCCCCGAGTACTTCCCGCATATCATCCAGCATGGTCATCTTGCCCTGCAGATCGCTGCGGGCAAATATAGACCAGCTCTTTTCGTATTGAGGAACCCTGGCAGTATTTACGGCAATCCCCGCAGCGCCGAAGTAATAGGGCACGCTGTAGTCCATATTCGGATCGTAGGCCGCCTTTTGAAGTACCATCGGGTCGATATTTACCAAATTGGATAATTTTGATTTGTCAATTTT
Protein-coding regions in this window:
- a CDS encoding extracellular solute-binding protein; the protein is MKKIPVMAAALGAALLSVVMLTTFSGCAKKSKLYLYNWTYYTPDSVLRQFEKENNCEIVYDTFASNEELYAKLLSGGTGYDLVFPSGDYVSIMIKQNMLEKIDKSKLSNLVNIDPMVLQKAAYDPNMDYSVPYYFGAAGIAVNTARVPQYEKSWSIFARSDLQGKMTMLDDMREVLGDALVHLGYSVNTTNSAEIAAARDLVNSSWKPNLIKFDAEAFGKGFADEDFWVVQGYAEVVYEEISEEQKKNTVFFIPPEGGPAYIDSMCLLKGAKNVDLAYKFIDFIHRPEIYAEFTDYFGFPATVNIPARQLKKVTPYYQAEELTNVELKDDVGENLTLYNDAWLTIRVGD
- a CDS encoding VOC family protein translates to MEIDCIGLFVNNMETMVEFYRDVIGLKTNWNGEPNADFEAGKCRLIMFGRNDFENMVSKQFNYPKGLNGTAEIAFTLKTFDEVDTEYKRLINLGVENVFPPTTMPWGQRTCYVADPEGNLLEIGSFGA
- a CDS encoding carboxymuconolactone decarboxylase family protein, with product MEKKNNYQTFMEEAPEAAAAFNSLIQSLALPNGLDQKTMQLIYIGIKASQENVQAVCAHVPMAKQAGATREEIKNTILLTLTVCGVSGVLSCLTPALEAYDAGET
- a CDS encoding glycine--tRNA ligase yields the protein MSEEIEYKGPATMEKITSLAKRRGFVFQSSEIYGGQSGAWDYGPLGIELKNRISRNWWKEMTQLHDNIVGLDAAILMHPRTWEASGHVENFTDPLVDCKKCKTRFRADQIDPKNLAEKKCPDCGGELTDTRKFNLMFKTHIGPVESAVGEVDNNLIYLRPETAQGIYVNYKNIIQSNRMKIPFGIAQIGKAFRNEIVTKNFIFRTCEFEQMEMQYFVKPGTDVETFNEWKKQRWAYYEKLGVKMDHLRWHQHGPDELAHYAKDAYDIEYLFPMGWKELEGVHNRSNYDLTRHTEFSGKDLQYIDQENGNERYIPFIIETSAGLTRTLLMILCDAYDEEKVADKGNDDDWRTVLRFHPTVAPITVAILPLMKKDGLAELAQDIRVELREDFATDYDQAGAIGRRYRRQDEAGTPFCVTIDYESKDNGTVTLRFRDSMEQVRVPRTELAERLRKEIKEYKRIK
- a CDS encoding transcriptional regulator; its protein translation is MASDLSYVEYVIDQIKASGAIMYKKMFGEYLVYLNNKPVVMVCDNTAFVKMLDCIKPLMEDAETGFPYDGAKEHYIVNTDDSEYFSKVVNILEKNIPPSNFKKKK
- a CDS encoding DUF2461 family protein, which gives rise to MDTKLILAFLNELNKNNSFEWMKNNKQKYEQAKHI
- a CDS encoding RNA recognition motif domain-containing protein; this translates as MAKKLYVGNLSYNTHEDNLRSLFSAFGTVESVKIITDRDTGNSKGFGFVEMSTDAEAQAAISGTNSTDLDGRAIKVNEAMDKPRRESNRW